From a single Drosophila sulfurigaster albostrigata strain 15112-1811.04 chromosome 3, ASM2355843v2, whole genome shotgun sequence genomic region:
- the LOC133840829 gene encoding cell adhesion molecule Dscam2 isoform X4 yields MWISSRLFVICLLLRFDATISEPFETHLRGPGFVMEPPGRVEFSNSSGGWLDCSASGSPQPTIDWVHADGTAVTEIHGVRRVLRNGTLVLMPFAAAAYHQDIHNTIYRCIASNSVGRIVSRDVQVRAVVAQAYKVDVEVLSASRGCTAILRCVVPTFVKELVRVVSWVHEPAIYIYPSLQGDGKFHLLPTGELLIHNLQESDESQSFRCRSMHRLTRQVVVSSPTRLRINSHRGIISPSVVEHTSHVQVSQDEGAVLLCVAQGCPSPEYSWYTQNGAGPLPVLSGPRVRLLGPILAIEAVTGEDSGVYKCTASNVGGEASAELRLTVATPIQVEISPNVLSVHMGGTAEFRCVVTSNGSPVGMQNILWYKDGRQLPSSGRIEDTLVVPRVSRENRGMYQCVVRRPEGDTFQATAELQLGDAPPVLLYSFIEQTLQPGPAVSLKCSAAGNPTPQISWTLDGFPLPSNGRFMIGQYITVHGDVISHVNISHVMVEDGGEYSCIAENRAGRVEHAARLNIYGLPYIRLIPKVTAVSGETLNLKCPVAGYPIEEIHWERGGRELPDDIRQRVQPDGSLTISPVQKHTDSGVYTCWARNKQGHSARRSGEVTVIVPPRWIVEPVDANVERNRHIMLHCQAQGVPTPSIVWKKATGSKSGEYEEVRERPFTKLLGNGSMLLQHVKEDREGFYLCQANNGIGTGIGKVIQLKVNSSPYFSSTSRSVTVKKGDTALLQCAVSGDKPINIVWMRSGKNTLNPSTNYKISVKQDATPDGVSAELQIRTVDATDSGPYFCRATNLYGNDQQLVQLQVQEPPQPPSVLEAAMISSRSVNLKWQPKALSSGDVSKYIVEYREAEATLFIDQWQHIEVKDPPSYNALIENLKPATRYAFRVIAEGNAGRSAPSQELIVRTEPQRPAGPPLSLSARPLSSTELLISWVAPLPELRHGDIQGYNVGYRLASSGNTAYNYTSVSGDGEGGNGELLLSGLSKFARYSIVVQAFNQVGPGPLSEPTAAQTMEDVPSRSPEDVRCAALTSQSLQVSWQPPPIYHTNGLLQGYKLIFEPIIDDIVPNKDEVESRKTTALTTVLTGLRKYTNYSIQVLAHTRMGDGVLSKPLYCHTEEDVPEAPSDIKVVVSSPQSLYVSWLPPTEPNGVITKYSLYTRVVNGREELNNEKRSLPSQQAYYEAKNLHPHMEYQFWVTASTRVGEGKSSRVASQITTNRVPARIISFGGAVVRPWRSTVTLPCTAVGKPKREWFKADVALRQGGLHNSQLLDTGDLIISSLQLADSGNYSCQVDNGIGTDRLTHMLLVQVPPSAPVLYVTSATSSSILMHWKCGFTGNAPITGYTLFYRRATGNTDEMQLSRHASSHELKGLVCGSTYQIHLNAHNKVGSSPASIMLHVRTQGQAPGLPATSSLLAPNSTSVLIRLHTWPDNGCPLMYFVLQYRAVTDDPDKEWILVSNALKPQRRVVISNLQSSTLYQLRMEAHNVAGVSPAEFSFVTLTKDGDPPPPEIVQRGQRGPSVFYGNINLLIPTIAAVSGMICTIALVIICYRHKQSNHIQKESLENRANSEAAQRERYYATIHKVSMQNNDKIPETSEDISPYATFQLSEAGNLSQPHHGGPANTLLHSFMYHERALAEGCSSPPPAAVLKQPTTTTTTTTTTHHYHHHNQRPQKTIHNYYQTSPFHNISKNRRRHSRKTEPESEESESDQDQLTSSRTESSNQHEGKIKHSIIYHGAQSSTSSDLSPMSEQKSLPRRGRSRYHHQQYQFSTNTTPRHHNSNKSNNNITTNTNTNTTSSTANSSKILSPRNGNGAGVGAGNLKSISSTFKSQDSIQCHIPTLVKSPSISTQQQKQFHKQQQQQLNSSNKSGQSQNPNQNPNQTHSNSSSLKQQQPLLIQPKLHQLEPMAMATNGQELMGLDGGVSTLASVVPVTCMPPSSQFRPIPHKHDTTANLHNHNHNHQHSGVGVSGTALLNPLDGSALLQVLYGTNVAAAQIGYGQWGGGEVNTVLRAAAAAASGQLLLTSALAIIAARYRAPIWIP; encoded by the exons ATGCAACGATTAGCGAACCCTTCGAAACACATTTGCGCGGCCCCGGCTTCGTCATGGAGCCGCCGGGCCGCGTGGAGTTCTCGAACTCATCGGGAGGCTGGCTGGACTGCTCCGCCTCGGGGAGTCCACAGCCAACGATCGATTGGGTGCATGCGGATGGCACGGCGGTCACAGAGATACACGGCGTGAGGCGGGTGCTGCGGAACGGGACGTTGGTGTTGATGCCATTCGCGGCGGCTGCCTATCATCAGGATATACACAATACGATCTATCGTTGCATTGCCAGCAACTCGGTGGGTCGCATTGTGTCGCGGGATGTGCAAGTGCGAGCGG ttGTGGCGCAGGCCTACAAAGTGGATGTGGAGGTATTATCAGCGTCGCGCGGCTGCACCGCCATTTTGCGTTGTGTGGTGCCCACGTTTGTCAAGGAATTGGTACGAGTGGTCTCGTGGGTTCATGAACCCGCTATCTACATCTATCCCTCGCTGCAAGGCG ATGGCAAATTCCATTTGCTGCCAACCGGAGAGCTGCTAATCCATAATCTGCAGGAAAGCGACGAATCGCAATCCTTTCGCTGTCGCAGCATGCATCGTTTGACCCGTCAGGTTGTTGTCAGCTCGCCCACACGATTGCGTATTAATT CGCATCGCGGCATCATTTCGCCAAGCGTTGTGGAGCACACGTCTCATGTGCAGGTGTCGCAGGACGAGGGCGCGGTGCTTCTGTGCGTGGCACAGGGTTGTCCTTCGCCCGAATACAG cTGGTACACTCAGAATGGCGCTGGGCCATTGCCCGTTTTAAGTGGACCACGTGTGCGTCTGCTCGGACCCATATTGGCCATCGAGGCCGTGACCGGCGAGGATTCGGGTGTCTACAAGTGCACGGCAAGCAATGTGGGTGGCGAGGCGAGCGCCGAGTTGCGCCTAACGGTGGCCACGCCCATCCAAGTGGAAATCTCACCGAATGTGCTGAGCGTGCACATGGGGGGCACGGCCGAGTTCCGATGTGTGGTGACCAGCAATGGGAGCCCGGTGGGCATGCAGAATATCCTGTGGTACAAGGACGGCAGGCAGTTGCCCTCATCCGGTCGCATCGAGGATACGCTGGTGGTGCCGCGTGTCAGCCGTGAGAATCGTGGCATGTATCAGTGTGTGGTGCGACGGCCCGAGGGCGATACATTTCAGGCCACCGCCGAGCTGCAACTGGGCG ATGCACCGCCTGTGCTGCTCTATAGCTTCATTGAGCAAACGCTGCAGCCGGGACCAGCTGTGAGCCTCAAATGCTCTGCAGCCGGCAATCCAACGCCGCAAATTTCATGGACATTGGACGGATTTCCGCTGCCATCAAACGGAAG ATTTATGATCGGACAATACATCACGGTGCATGGAGATGTAATTAGTCATGTTAACATAAGCCATGTCATGGTCGAGGATGGCGGAGAGTATTCCTGCATAGCCGAGAATCGTGCGGGTCGAGTGGAGCATGCGGCCCGCTTGAATATTTATG GTCTGCCCTACATTCGGCTGATACCAAAGGTGACCGCTGTCTCGGGTGAGACATTGAATCTGAAATGCCCCGTGGCCGGCTATCCCATCGAGGAGATACACTGGGAGCGTGGCGGACGCGAGCTGCCCGATGATATACGTCAGCGTGTGCAGCCGGACGGCTCGTTGACCATCAGTCCGGTGCAGAAGCATACGGATTCCGGTGTCTACACGTGCTGGGCCCGTAACAAACAGGGTCACAGTGCTCGGCGCAGTGGCGAGGTGACGGTCATAg TGCCACCACGTTGGATTGTGGAGCCCGTCGATGCGAATGTGGAGCGCAATCGTCACATAATGCTGCACTGCCAGGCTCAGGGCGTGCCCACGCCCAGTATAGTGTGGAAGAAGGCAACGG GCAGCAAATCTGGCGAATACGAGGAGGTGCGAGAGCGTCCTTTCACCAAGCTGCTGGGCAATGGCtcgatgctgctgcagcacgTGAAGGAGGATCGCGAGGGCTTCTATCTGTGTCAGGCCAACAATGGCATTGGCACGGGCATCGGAAAGGTCATACAGCTGAAAGTGAACT CCTCGCCATACTTCTCATCCACTTCACGCTCGGTTACAGTCAAGAAGGGCGACACAGCGCTGCTGCAGTGCGCCGTCAGCGGCGACAAGCCGATTAACATTGTGTGGATGCGTTCGGGCAAAAACACATTGAATCCATCAACCAATTACAA AATATCTGTGAAGCAAGACGCAACTCCCGACGGCGTTTCAGCTGAGCTGCAAATACGCACCGTGGATGCCACCGACAGTGGACCGTATTTCTGTCGTGCCACCAATCTCTATGGCAACGATCAGCAGCTGGTGCAGTTGCAAGTGCAGGAGCCGCCACAACCTCCAAGTGTGCTCGAGGCAGCCATGATCAGCAGTCGCTCTGTAAATCTCAAGTGGCAACCCAAAGCGCTGAGCTCAGGTGATGTCTCCAAATACATTGTGGAGTATCGCGAGGCAGAAG CCACGCTCTTCATCGATCAGTGGCAGCACATTGAAGTCAAGGATCCGCCTAGTTATAATGCGCTCATTGAGAATCTCAAGCCTGCTACTCGCTATGCCTTCCGAGTGATTGCTGAGGGTAATGCTGGACGCAGTGCGCCCAGCCAGGAGCTGATAGTTCGCACAGAGCCACAGCGTCCAGCTGGTCCACCGCTGAGTCTCTCAGCACGTCCGCTTTCCTCGACTGAGCTGCTCATCAGTTGGGTGGCGCCTTTACCCGAGTTGCGCCACGGCGACATCCAAGGCTACAATGTAGGCTACAGACTGGCAAGTTCTGGTAATACGGCGTACAACTACACCTCCGTTTCGGGTGATGGAGAAGGCGGCAATGGCGAGTTGCTCCTGAGCGGTCTCTCGAAATTCGCACGCTACAGCATCGTGGTGCAGGCCTTCAACCAAGTGGGTCCCGGACCGCTGTCAgagccaacagcagcacagACCATGGAGGATG TTCCAAGTCGCTCGCCGGAGGATGTGCGTTGTGCTGCGTTGACTTCGCAGTCGCTGCAGGTTTCGTGGCAGCCGCCTCCAATTTACCACACTAATGGTTTGTTGCAGGGCTACAAGTTGATCTTTGAGCCCATCATCGATGATATTGTGCCCAACAAGGACGAGGTGGAGTCCCGCAAGACCACAGCTTTGACCACAGTGCTGACTGGACTGCGAAAGTACACCAACTACAGCATCCAAGTACTCGCTCACACTCGCATGGGAGATGGCGTGCTGTCCAAGCCTCTTTACTGCCACACCGAGGAGGATGTGCCCGAGGCACCGTCGGACATCAAAGTAGTGGTTAGTTCTCCCCAATCGCTCTATGTCTCCTGGCTGCCACCCACAGAGCCGAATGGCGTCATCACAAAGTACAGTCTGTACACGAGGGTTGTGAATGGCCGCGAGGAGCTGAACAATGAGAAACGCAGTCTGCCCTCGCAGCAGGCGTATTACGAGGCCAAGAATCTGCATCCCCACATGGAGTATCAGTTCTGGGTGACGGCCTCGACCCGTGTGGGCGAGGGCAAGAGTTCGCGCGTTGCTTCGCAGATAACCACGAATCGCGTGCCTGCTAGAATCATTTCATTCGGCGGTGCTGTGGTGCGTCCTTGGCGCTCAACTGTCACGCTGCCCTGCACAGCGGTGGGCAAACCCAAACGCGAGTGGTTCAAGGCGGATGTGGCTCTGCGCCAAGGGGGATTGCACAACTCTCAGCTGCTGGATACGGGCGATTTAATCATCTCCAGCTTGCAACTAGCAGACAGTGGGAATTACAGTTGTCAGGTGGACAACGGCATTGGCACCGATCGCCTCACTCACATGCTGCTCGTCCAGGTGCCGCCCTCGGCTCCCGTTTTGTATGTGACCAGCGCCACCTCGAGCAGCATTCTGATGCACTGGAAGTGCGGCTTCACTGGCAACGCACCCATCACGGGTTACACGCTCTTCTATCGCCGTGCCACTGGCAACACGGATGAGATGCAGTTGTCCCGACATGCTTCTAGTCACGAACTGAAAGGTTTGGTCTGTGGCAGCACTTATCAGATCCATTTGAATGCCCACAACAAGGTGGGCAGCTCACCTGCCAGCATAATGCTGCATGTACGTACTCAGGGACAGGCTCCAGGATTGCCTGCAACGAGTAGCTTGCTGGCACCTAACTCCACTTCGGTGCTGATTCGACTTCACACCTGGCCGGACAATGGCTGTCCACTCATGTACTTTGTGCTGCAGTATCGCGCAGTGACCGACGATCCCGACAAGGAGTGGATACTGG TTTCCAATGCCTTGAAACCTCAAAGACGTGTTGTCATTTCGAATCTGCAATCATCGACGCTTTATCAGCTGCGAATGGAGGCACATAATGTGGCGGGAGTGTCGCCGGCAGAGTTTAGCTTTGTGACGCTGACCAAGGATGGCGATCCGCCACCGCCGGAGATTGTGCAGCGTGGTCAGCGCGGTCCAAGCGTGTTCTATGGCAACATCAATTTGCTGATACCGACTATAGCAGCTGTCTCTGGGATGATATGCACCATAGCCTTGGTCATAATTTGCTATCGTCATA AACAAAGCAATCACATACAAAAGGAATCACTTGAGAATCGCGCCAACTCAGAGGCAGCGCAGCGTGAACGCTACTATGCCACCATCCACAAGGTTTCCATGCAGAACAATGACAAAATTCCGG AAACCTCTGAGGACATTTCGCCATATGCCACCTTCCAATTGTCGGAGGCGGGCAACTTGTCGCAACCGCATCACGGCGGTCCGGCCAACACGCTGCTGCACTCGTTCATGTACCATGAGAGGGCTCTGGCCGAGGGCTGCTCGTCGCCACCACCAGCTGCGGTATtaaaacaaccaacaacaacaacaacaaccaccaccaccacccaTCATTACCACCACCATAACCAACGTCCACAAAAGacaattcataattattatcaGACCTCACCGTTTCATAATATC TCCAAGAATCGACGACGCCACTCACGCAAAACCGAACCGGAGAGCGAGGAGTCCGAGTCGGATCAGGATCAACTGACTTCCAGCCGGACCGAGTCTTCCAATCAGCACGAGGGCAAAATCAAGCACA GCATCATCTACCATGGAGCACAATCAAGCACATCCTCCGATCTGTCACCAATGTCCGAACAAAAATCATTGCCACGACGCGGTCGCTCCAGGtatcatcatcagcaataTCAGTTTTCCACCAATACAACACCGCGTCAtcacaatagcaacaaaagcaacaacaacattacaacaaacacaaatacaaataccacATCGAGTACAGCTAACTCGAGCAAAATTCTATCGCCacgcaacggcaacggcgcTGGCGTTGGCGCTGGCAATCTGAAATCGATCTCGAGCACATTCAAATCACAAGACTCCATACAATGCCACATACCCACATTGGTTAAATCGCCATCGATcagcacacaacaacagaaacagtttcacaaacaacagcaacaacagttgaaCAGTAGTAATAAATCTGGCCAGAGCCAGAACCCCAACCAGAACCCCAACCAGACCcatagcaacagcagtagtttgaagcaacagcagccactgtTGATCCAGCCAAAGCTGCATCAGCTCGAgccgatggcgatggcgaccaATGGCCAGGAGCTGATGGGCTTGGATGGAGGCGTTAGTACCCTAGCATCTGTTGTGCCCGTCACTTGCATGCCACCCTCATCACAGTTTCGACCCATTCCACACAAGCATGACACCACAGCCAATcttcacaatcacaatcataACCATCAGCATTCAGGTGTCGGTGTCTCTGGCACCGCTCTCTTGAACCCCCTCGACGGCTCTGCTCTCCTCCAAGTTCTTTACGGCACCAACGTTGCCGCTGCCCAAATAGGATACGGCCAATGGGGGGGGGGGGAAGTGAATACGGTATTGagggcggcggcggcggcggcatcGGGGCAGTTGCTGCTGACATCAGCTTTGGCTATAATAGCGGCGAGATATCGTGCACCTATATGGATCCCATAG